From Humisphaera borealis, the proteins below share one genomic window:
- a CDS encoding GDSL-type esterase/lipase family protein, with protein MRMLPVCALLMSVALATPAVVAIEYPYHTAEPQKTGWPLTAEERAYVVNKPEYDRRPGRESNKHLPALWPVVPSAGFWGGTSWLDTHAKLVDYVQANKGPIDVLLVGDSITQQWGSPLDKGVLNDAWKKHFANYKTINIGIGGDKSQNVLWRLDHGGVEGLEPKVIILMIGNNNMFFTPETGVEAAAKGVQMCVANVREKFPNAEVIAAQILPCHAPGVAFYEDIKKTNTAITALKLDSDPKVHVIDLWGDFTNADGTIKKALFTPDNIHLSLEGYAVFAERLKPLLDKFIGGKGLGGDVVIPTKKAAAAASPDIADFAGDFIRLDGTLKSELYADKHLHPNEAGYEILASRLKPLIEKAFGGK; from the coding sequence ATGAGAATGCTACCTGTCTGCGCGCTGTTGATGTCAGTTGCCCTGGCGACTCCGGCAGTCGTTGCGATCGAATATCCTTATCATACCGCCGAGCCCCAGAAGACCGGCTGGCCGCTGACCGCGGAGGAGCGCGCCTACGTCGTAAACAAGCCGGAGTATGACCGCCGGCCAGGGCGCGAATCAAACAAGCATCTTCCGGCGCTCTGGCCGGTTGTTCCAAGCGCAGGGTTCTGGGGCGGGACGAGTTGGCTGGATACGCACGCGAAGCTTGTGGACTACGTGCAGGCGAACAAGGGGCCGATCGACGTCCTGCTGGTCGGCGATAGCATCACCCAGCAGTGGGGCAGCCCGCTGGATAAGGGGGTGCTCAACGATGCCTGGAAGAAGCACTTCGCGAACTACAAAACCATCAACATCGGCATTGGAGGCGACAAGTCACAGAACGTCCTCTGGCGGCTGGATCACGGCGGTGTGGAAGGGCTGGAGCCGAAAGTCATCATCTTGATGATCGGCAACAACAACATGTTCTTTACACCGGAAACCGGCGTGGAGGCTGCCGCCAAGGGCGTGCAGATGTGCGTGGCGAATGTCCGCGAGAAGTTTCCCAATGCCGAGGTGATCGCGGCACAGATTCTGCCGTGCCATGCGCCGGGCGTCGCCTTTTATGAGGACATCAAGAAGACCAACACCGCGATCACCGCGCTGAAGCTCGACAGCGATCCAAAGGTGCACGTGATTGACCTGTGGGGCGATTTCACCAATGCCGATGGCACCATCAAGAAGGCCCTCTTCACGCCCGACAACATCCACCTCTCACTGGAAGGCTACGCCGTCTTTGCCGAGCGATTGAAGCCGTTGCTCGACAAGTTCATCGGCGGCAAGGGGCTCGGTGGCGACGTGGTGATTCCCACGAAGAAGGCCGCCGCCGCCGCTTCGCCCGACATTGCCGATTTCGCCGGCGACTTCATCCGCCTGGATGGGACTCTGAAGTCTGAGCTATATGCCGACAAACACCTCCACCCCAACGAGGCTGGCTATGAGATTCTCGCGAGCAGACTCAAGCCGTTGATCGAGAAGGCATTCGGCGGCAAGTAA
- a CDS encoding DUF1552 domain-containing protein — protein sequence MIHAPVTRRHFLRAAGAVLALPFLESLAWGAAPAPRRMVFVMTNMGVIPRYFFPQKAGRNFDSTPYLDLLKRHSDRLTVFSGVSHPGVDGNHSSERSFLSCAPHPGSSNFKNSISVDQFAAEQIGPQTRFGSLVLTVGRDHMGTPSTTRDGVPLPAERSPSGLYRRLFVQGTPREVERSIDDLRKGHSILDFVREEARSMERGLSSPDKERLDQYFTSVRELEQRLQHAEAWERRAKPVVQAPMPKDIPDDAEVEAQTNLMFDTMRLALETDSTRIVTVNLGPLLITPKIAGVKNQTHALTHHGNDEAKIAELKKIEEAQFRSLAHLLDGLIGVKEGDGTLLDQTMLLYGSNLSNANAHDTTNLPILFAGGGFRHGQHLAFDKRNNKPLANLFVTMLQRMGIETDKFASSTGTMAGLDA from the coding sequence ATGATTCACGCACCCGTAACTCGCCGTCACTTTCTCCGCGCCGCCGGCGCGGTCCTGGCGTTGCCGTTTCTGGAGTCGCTGGCATGGGGAGCGGCGCCGGCTCCGCGACGGATGGTGTTCGTCATGACGAACATGGGGGTGATCCCGCGCTACTTCTTTCCACAAAAAGCGGGACGAAACTTCGACAGCACACCCTATCTCGATCTGCTCAAACGCCACAGCGATCGTCTCACCGTTTTCAGTGGCGTTTCGCATCCCGGCGTGGATGGAAACCACTCCTCGGAGCGCAGCTTTTTGAGTTGCGCTCCGCATCCCGGCTCGAGCAACTTCAAGAACAGCATTTCGGTCGATCAGTTTGCCGCCGAGCAGATCGGCCCGCAAACCCGTTTCGGCTCTCTGGTCCTGACCGTCGGAAGAGACCACATGGGAACGCCATCGACAACGCGCGACGGCGTGCCGCTGCCGGCCGAGCGCAGTCCGTCCGGCCTGTATCGCCGATTGTTCGTCCAAGGCACGCCTCGGGAAGTCGAACGGAGTATTGACGACCTGCGAAAGGGCCACAGCATCCTCGATTTTGTCCGTGAAGAAGCGCGTAGCATGGAGAGAGGCCTTTCGTCGCCGGACAAGGAACGGCTGGACCAGTATTTTACGTCGGTGCGGGAGCTGGAGCAGCGGCTGCAGCATGCCGAAGCGTGGGAGCGCAGGGCTAAGCCCGTCGTCCAGGCACCAATGCCGAAAGACATTCCGGACGATGCCGAGGTGGAGGCCCAGACCAATCTCATGTTCGATACGATGCGCTTGGCGCTGGAGACCGACAGCACCCGAATCGTCACGGTGAACCTTGGCCCGCTGCTCATTACCCCCAAGATTGCCGGCGTCAAAAATCAGACCCACGCACTCACGCACCATGGCAATGACGAGGCGAAGATCGCCGAGTTGAAGAAAATCGAGGAAGCTCAGTTCCGAAGTCTCGCCCACCTGCTCGACGGTCTGATCGGCGTGAAGGAGGGCGACGGTACGCTGCTCGACCAAACCATGTTGCTTTACGGCTCCAACCTGAGCAACGCCAACGCGCACGACACGACGAATCTGCCAATCCTGTTCGCCGGCGGTGGGTTCAGGCACGGCCAGCACCTGGCCTTCGACAAGCGAAACAACAAGCCGCTGGCAAACCTGTTTGTCACAATGCTACAGCGCATGGGAATTGAGACCGACAAGTTTGCCAGCAGCACGGGGACGATGGCAGGGTTGGATGCGTAA
- a CDS encoding DUF1553 domain-containing protein, producing MKHDLFTISRIACMACIVGMFASSAAAQVDFDREIRPILENRCVECHGEKKQKGDLRLDTKSHASKGGENGAVIVAGKSVESALFKRVASANKDEVMPPNGEPLSAAQIVLIKRWIDSGAVWPESAADQAASVDKRLQHWAWQPIRRPANGRCVDDFITAKLAETHLTLSAPADARTLVRRMYFDVTGLPPTPEQLESAIHDPQSEIEKLLASRRFGEKWARHWLDVVRFAESDGFEMNRARANAWPYRDYVIAAFNDDKPYDQFIREQLAGDAFNADAATGFLVGGGKDRVGSNDPVLTTNQRADELHDMVSTTAATFLGITLNCARCHDHKFDPIPTKDYYGFVGMLQGVQHGERLWRMSVEAPEKVEEKQSWPAVVAGRNDDNFPPTNARFVRFTITACSSGEPCIDELEVFNTDGENVARGAKVTVSGTFANGTNANHQAKFLNDGQYGNARSWISERKGGGTAQLEFANTEQIDHVSWSRDRSEGGPKYKDRLATGYHIDVSDDGKSWRTVSSDKRRANSAPKGPQVYAGTFQMPGPTRRNHRGDPMQPREEVTPAVLSMIGKPMALPGNEPEQKRRLALANWIASADNPLTARVIVNRLWHYHFGTGLVDTPSDYGINGSRPTHPELLDFLASELITHGWSLKHVHRLILNSKTYQQSSAFNEVAARVDSNTRLLWRFPPRRLDAEAVRDAMLAVSGKLDLTMGGPGFDLFERNDNYVKVYVTKAECGPAEFRRMVYQSKPRTMLDDFLGAFDCPDAGQPQPKRTSSTTPLQALNLLNSNFSLQQSTFLAERLKQEAGGDVTRQIERAFALMFQRKPTAEELRGALALVKQHGLPALCRALYNTNEFIRLN from the coding sequence ATGAAGCACGATCTATTCACCATCTCCCGCATCGCGTGCATGGCTTGCATCGTGGGCATGTTTGCTTCATCCGCTGCCGCCCAGGTGGATTTCGACCGAGAGATTCGACCGATCCTCGAGAACCGCTGCGTCGAGTGTCACGGCGAGAAGAAGCAGAAGGGTGATCTGCGTCTCGATACCAAGTCTCACGCCTCTAAAGGCGGCGAGAACGGGGCCGTGATCGTCGCGGGAAAGAGCGTAGAGAGCGCGCTCTTCAAGCGCGTCGCAAGCGCCAACAAGGACGAGGTGATGCCGCCCAACGGCGAGCCGCTCAGCGCGGCGCAGATTGTCCTGATCAAGCGATGGATCGACTCCGGCGCGGTGTGGCCGGAGAGCGCGGCGGACCAGGCGGCGAGCGTGGACAAGCGGCTCCAGCACTGGGCCTGGCAGCCCATCCGGCGACCCGCGAACGGCAGGTGCGTCGACGACTTTATCACCGCAAAGCTCGCGGAGACACATCTGACGCTCAGCGCGCCGGCAGATGCACGCACGCTGGTGCGTCGGATGTATTTCGATGTCACTGGTCTGCCGCCGACTCCTGAGCAACTCGAATCCGCAATCCACGATCCGCAATCCGAGATCGAGAAGCTGCTCGCGTCGCGGCGCTTCGGCGAAAAGTGGGCACGGCACTGGCTCGATGTGGTGCGTTTCGCGGAGAGTGATGGCTTTGAGATGAACCGCGCTCGCGCGAACGCGTGGCCTTATCGCGACTACGTGATCGCGGCCTTCAACGACGACAAGCCCTACGATCAATTCATCCGCGAGCAGCTCGCGGGCGATGCGTTCAATGCGGATGCGGCGACCGGTTTCCTCGTCGGCGGTGGCAAGGATCGCGTTGGCTCGAATGATCCCGTGCTAACGACAAACCAACGCGCGGACGAACTGCACGACATGGTGAGTACCACGGCGGCGACGTTCCTCGGCATTACGCTGAACTGCGCCCGCTGCCACGATCACAAATTCGATCCGATTCCGACGAAGGATTACTACGGCTTTGTCGGGATGCTGCAGGGCGTGCAGCACGGGGAACGGCTGTGGCGAATGAGCGTAGAGGCGCCGGAGAAGGTGGAGGAGAAGCAATCGTGGCCGGCCGTCGTAGCGGGGCGGAACGACGACAATTTTCCGCCGACGAACGCGCGCTTCGTGCGATTCACGATCACCGCATGCAGCTCGGGCGAGCCGTGCATCGATGAACTCGAAGTGTTCAATACCGACGGCGAGAACGTGGCGCGCGGTGCGAAGGTCACGGTGTCCGGCACCTTCGCGAATGGCACGAATGCGAACCACCAGGCAAAGTTCCTGAACGACGGCCAATACGGCAACGCTCGAAGCTGGATCAGCGAGAGGAAGGGTGGCGGCACGGCGCAGTTGGAATTCGCGAACACTGAGCAGATCGATCACGTGAGCTGGAGTCGCGACCGCAGCGAAGGCGGGCCGAAATACAAGGACCGGCTCGCGACCGGCTATCACATTGATGTCTCCGACGACGGAAAATCGTGGCGCACAGTGTCGTCGGATAAACGCCGCGCGAACTCGGCTCCGAAAGGGCCGCAGGTATACGCCGGCACTTTCCAGATGCCCGGACCGACGCGGCGCAATCACCGCGGCGATCCGATGCAGCCGCGCGAGGAGGTCACGCCCGCGGTGCTAAGCATGATCGGGAAGCCGATGGCCTTGCCCGGCAATGAGCCAGAGCAGAAGCGCCGGCTCGCGCTGGCGAACTGGATCGCAAGCGCCGACAATCCACTCACCGCGAGAGTGATCGTGAATCGGCTTTGGCACTATCACTTTGGCACGGGGCTCGTGGATACCCCGAGCGACTACGGTATCAACGGCAGCCGCCCGACACACCCGGAACTGCTCGACTTCCTTGCCAGCGAACTGATCACGCACGGCTGGAGTCTGAAGCACGTCCACAGGCTGATCCTGAACTCGAAAACCTATCAGCAAAGCAGTGCATTCAATGAAGTGGCGGCACGGGTGGACTCGAATACGCGGCTGCTGTGGCGTTTCCCGCCGCGCCGGCTCGACGCCGAGGCGGTGCGCGATGCGATGCTCGCGGTGAGTGGAAAACTCGACCTGACTATGGGCGGACCGGGCTTCGACCTCTTCGAGAGGAATGACAACTACGTGAAGGTGTATGTGACGAAGGCCGAGTGTGGCCCGGCTGAGTTCCGTCGCATGGTTTACCAGAGCAAGCCGCGCACAATGCTCGACGATTTCCTCGGCGCTTTCGACTGCCCGGACGCTGGTCAACCGCAACCGAAGCGCACGTCTTCCACCACGCCGCTGCAAGCACTCAATCTGCTCAACAGCAATTTCTCGCTGCAGCAGTCGACGTTCCTGGCAGAACGGCTAAAGCAGGAAGCCGGCGGCGATGTGACGCGGCAGATCGAGCGCGCGTTTGCGCTAATGTTTCAGCGCAAACCGACAGCCGAAGAATTGCGCGGCGCGCTCGCGCTGGTGAAGCAACACGGCCTGCCGGCGCTGTGTCGTGCACTCTACAACACGAACGAATTCATCCGCCTGAACTGA
- a CDS encoding DUF1501 domain-containing protein, whose product MNHLLHRRAFLQRSLTGLSSIALASLLKDDGLLASEPPVRPTIDPARPYAPRVPHFTPRANRVLMIFCSGALSHVDTWDYKPELFKRHDTPMPGASGLITFQGENGNLIKPIRDFRPRGQSGKMLSDLLPNLAELADDMCFIHSMTAKSNTHGPAENQMGTGYILDGFPSCGAWVTYALGTENQNLPAYVAIPDPRGVPQIGPRHWGSAFLPAAFQGTAFNAQKSIPNLARPASISENADRETRDFLRRLNDQHLKQNPGDSDLAARISAYELAARMQLAAAQVSDLSTESKAMQALYGVNDPNVNKAGFARNCIMARRLIESGVRFVQLFNGSYAMGEGVGNWDGHRKIHEQYAVHAPILDQPCAALIKDLKARGLLSDTLIAFVTEFGRMPTFQKGANGRDHNPKGFSVWLAGAGVKPAFSYGATDEFGYQAVENVTSIYDLHATMLHLLGLNHERLSFYNNGIERRLTDVHGRVITDILVSSDR is encoded by the coding sequence ATGAATCACCTTCTCCACCGCCGCGCCTTCCTCCAGCGCAGCCTCACCGGGCTCAGCAGCATTGCGCTGGCGTCGTTGTTGAAAGACGACGGGCTGCTCGCGAGCGAGCCGCCGGTTCGTCCTACGATCGATCCCGCCCGACCTTACGCACCGCGGGTTCCGCATTTTACGCCCAGGGCGAATCGGGTGCTCATGATCTTTTGCTCCGGCGCGCTCAGCCATGTGGATACATGGGATTACAAGCCGGAACTCTTCAAGCGACACGACACTCCCATGCCGGGTGCGTCAGGACTCATCACCTTCCAGGGCGAGAATGGCAATCTCATCAAGCCGATCCGCGATTTCCGACCGCGCGGGCAGTCGGGGAAGATGCTCTCCGATCTTCTACCCAATCTCGCAGAACTCGCCGACGACATGTGCTTCATCCACTCGATGACGGCCAAGTCCAATACTCACGGCCCCGCCGAGAACCAGATGGGCACGGGCTACATCCTTGACGGCTTCCCGAGCTGCGGCGCGTGGGTGACTTACGCGCTTGGCACCGAGAATCAGAACCTACCCGCATATGTCGCGATTCCTGATCCGCGCGGCGTGCCGCAAATCGGGCCACGACATTGGGGCAGCGCGTTTCTACCAGCGGCGTTTCAGGGCACGGCCTTCAATGCACAAAAGTCGATCCCCAATCTCGCGCGACCCGCTTCGATCAGCGAAAACGCTGATCGCGAAACGCGAGATTTCCTACGCCGGCTGAATGATCAGCACCTCAAGCAGAATCCCGGCGACAGCGATCTCGCCGCGCGCATTTCCGCTTACGAACTCGCCGCGCGGATGCAGCTTGCCGCCGCCCAGGTCAGCGACCTGAGCACCGAGTCCAAAGCCATGCAGGCGTTGTACGGCGTGAACGACCCGAACGTGAACAAGGCGGGATTTGCTCGCAACTGCATCATGGCGAGGCGGCTGATCGAAAGCGGCGTACGATTCGTGCAGCTCTTCAACGGCTCTTACGCGATGGGCGAGGGCGTGGGCAACTGGGACGGGCACAGGAAGATTCACGAGCAGTATGCAGTCCACGCGCCCATTCTCGACCAGCCGTGTGCCGCACTGATCAAGGATCTCAAGGCGCGGGGTCTGCTTTCCGACACACTCATCGCTTTCGTCACCGAGTTTGGTCGCATGCCCACATTTCAGAAAGGCGCGAACGGCCGCGATCACAACCCGAAGGGCTTCAGTGTCTGGCTCGCCGGCGCCGGGGTGAAACCCGCATTCAGCTACGGTGCGACGGATGAATTTGGCTACCAGGCGGTGGAGAATGTGACGTCAATCTACGACCTGCACGCCACCATGCTCCACCTGCTCGGCCTAAACCACGAGCGACTCAGCTTCTACAACAACGGAATCGAGCGCCGTCTGACCGACGTTCACGGGCGCGTTATCACGGACATCCTCGTTTCCTCCGATCGATGA
- a CDS encoding DUF1592 domain-containing protein encodes MRHSHLITSLLTGVLCLASAATAAETPHARLDEKNRAFFQNYCVQCHNADKQKGNVRLDDVPFILDTVERADLWQKILNQINSGEMPPEDAKQPDRLAKTEFLDSLSHALMTARRSIGDSSGKITMRRLNRREYKNTIRDLLGVDINVRELPADGGAGTFDTVGSSLFMSSDQFEQYLALGRQALDEHFARFVSPAGAVSRRLHIEAEEKNAKIAQSLARRTDAHARYVKWTSAVDAAAQKPENAEAVKKIRGEKKGDDAHFYSQWQRLKDAPPPTELGFVDVVAARHQGLSDWEHYVPHHKAYVDHAATKTGALLTVEDVEVNPYQAFRIPGDWPAGRYVVRVRIAATKDTPSSRHFVEFGSQHDSGVRAVMSSHQVAGTMDQPQVLEIPVEFSPAKGRGFFFQEKGTYQSEDAARDLFNEAKKRNGIGPEFALWIDWIEVESAASAAAVPATPTMTRTIKERREVELHANAMVGGTYNGYFKGGYEAATKFLQTGMPQKGIPDEQEAKFRIRAFEQQGPTFERYLDDPLAKTGAYLTIYNVHKEEVITLPPDQPSGWLKTKHAVENVEPGNYMLRFRIGAVKNTPKERHFVELGARKDKDDFGLMQTFQVSGTTEAPQIIEVPVGISADSPRTFVLREKRDVKLDHELFIAAQTATGVGPVPALWIDWVEWEGPLLKQAPVAKTERIEVEKKTDELTRQIIYMATQHKNFEKWQAAGAVEADLPKFGFPTRYHADFRNLVWEGNHEWFQKYVDRPEAKSGMFLDNTINETSELVTDLPPDTATGEYVMRVRIGRVPDMPAERAFLTFVEASPVDKDDRTFLANKQVTATLDKPQVVELPFKVRPGGPRKFVLFEKRPLKKEGISLPGRTRAMKDPKEREPALWIDWIEYEGPLNKSDTMGGVEPVLFANTTTASEHDQAHSVIATFAKRAFRDNPPTDEYLNKLTALYDTRRKAGDAFDVAVRTPLSVVLASPRFLYLSELGEEKKPRTLTSLEFATRLSYFLWSAPPDEALLALARSSDLMNPDVLVREVNRMIASPKANEFVSGFVHQWLGMERLDFFQFDTRQFRDFDESAKAAARREVYETFAHVLRTNGSASDLLKCDYVIVNGLLATYYGIDGVSGDEFRQVPLPEGSPRGGLLGMAAVLAMGSNGERSSPVERGAWVLRKLLHDPPPPAPPNVPQITRLNGQPLTTRERLLAHQAEPQCASCHRAIDPIGFGLENFNAAGKWRTEDSFQALDANGRPARNGLKTWTIDPSAAFHKGPAFRDFFELRDIIASRPEPFARGLTENLISYALGRPFAFTDEELAASVVDGARKKNFAMRELIHAIVSSREFRTK; translated from the coding sequence ATGCGACATTCACATCTGATCACAAGCCTTCTCACCGGCGTCCTTTGCCTGGCGTCCGCGGCAACGGCGGCCGAGACGCCGCACGCGCGGCTGGACGAAAAGAACCGAGCCTTTTTCCAGAACTATTGCGTGCAATGCCACAACGCTGACAAGCAGAAAGGCAACGTTCGCCTCGACGATGTGCCGTTCATCCTTGACACCGTGGAGCGAGCGGACCTGTGGCAGAAGATTCTCAATCAGATCAATTCGGGAGAGATGCCGCCGGAGGATGCAAAGCAGCCCGACCGCCTGGCCAAGACCGAGTTTCTCGATTCGCTTTCACACGCGCTGATGACGGCGCGGCGCTCGATCGGCGATTCCAGCGGGAAGATCACGATGCGGCGGCTGAACCGGCGCGAATACAAGAACACGATCCGTGATTTGCTCGGCGTCGATATCAATGTGCGGGAACTGCCAGCGGATGGCGGCGCGGGAACATTCGACACGGTGGGCTCGTCATTGTTCATGTCGTCAGATCAGTTCGAGCAATACCTCGCCCTGGGGCGGCAGGCACTGGACGAGCACTTTGCGCGGTTCGTGTCGCCGGCCGGTGCGGTGTCGCGACGGTTGCACATCGAGGCGGAGGAGAAGAATGCGAAGATCGCGCAGTCGCTCGCGCGGCGCACGGACGCGCATGCCCGCTATGTGAAGTGGACGTCGGCGGTGGATGCCGCGGCGCAAAAGCCCGAGAACGCGGAAGCCGTGAAGAAGATTCGCGGGGAGAAGAAGGGCGATGACGCGCACTTTTACTCGCAATGGCAACGGCTGAAGGACGCGCCACCGCCGACCGAGCTGGGTTTTGTGGATGTCGTCGCGGCGCGGCATCAGGGTCTCAGCGATTGGGAGCACTATGTGCCGCATCACAAGGCATACGTGGATCATGCCGCGACAAAGACGGGCGCGCTCCTGACGGTCGAGGATGTGGAGGTAAATCCGTATCAGGCCTTTCGCATTCCCGGCGACTGGCCGGCGGGCCGCTACGTCGTGCGAGTGCGCATCGCGGCAACAAAAGACACTCCCTCGTCGCGACATTTCGTGGAGTTTGGCTCGCAGCACGACAGCGGGGTGCGCGCGGTGATGAGCAGCCATCAGGTCGCCGGCACGATGGACCAGCCGCAGGTGCTGGAAATTCCGGTGGAGTTCTCGCCCGCCAAAGGGCGCGGCTTTTTCTTCCAGGAGAAGGGCACGTATCAGTCCGAGGACGCGGCACGTGACCTCTTCAACGAAGCGAAGAAGCGCAATGGCATCGGACCCGAGTTTGCCTTGTGGATCGACTGGATCGAGGTGGAGAGCGCCGCTTCGGCCGCCGCGGTGCCGGCAACACCGACAATGACAAGAACGATCAAGGAGCGGCGCGAGGTCGAGCTACACGCGAACGCAATGGTCGGCGGCACTTACAACGGCTACTTCAAAGGCGGCTACGAGGCGGCGACGAAATTCCTCCAAACCGGCATGCCGCAGAAAGGCATCCCGGATGAACAAGAGGCGAAGTTTCGCATCCGGGCCTTTGAGCAGCAGGGGCCGACGTTTGAGCGTTACCTGGATGATCCGCTGGCCAAGACCGGCGCATATTTGACGATCTACAACGTCCACAAGGAGGAAGTCATCACGCTCCCGCCGGACCAGCCTTCCGGCTGGCTCAAGACGAAGCACGCGGTGGAGAACGTCGAGCCCGGCAACTACATGCTGCGTTTCCGCATCGGCGCGGTGAAGAACACGCCGAAGGAGCGCCACTTCGTCGAACTCGGCGCCCGGAAGGACAAGGACGACTTCGGCTTGATGCAGACATTTCAAGTGAGCGGCACGACCGAAGCGCCGCAGATCATAGAAGTGCCGGTGGGCATCAGCGCCGACAGCCCGCGCACGTTTGTGCTGCGCGAGAAGCGCGACGTGAAGCTCGATCACGAACTCTTTATCGCCGCGCAGACAGCCACCGGCGTCGGACCGGTCCCCGCACTTTGGATCGACTGGGTGGAATGGGAAGGGCCGCTCCTGAAGCAGGCGCCCGTGGCAAAGACCGAGCGCATCGAGGTTGAGAAAAAGACCGACGAGCTGACGCGGCAGATCATTTACATGGCCACGCAGCACAAGAACTTTGAGAAGTGGCAGGCTGCGGGAGCCGTCGAGGCGGATTTGCCGAAGTTTGGTTTCCCCACGCGCTATCACGCGGACTTCCGCAATTTAGTGTGGGAAGGCAATCACGAATGGTTTCAGAAATATGTGGACCGGCCCGAGGCGAAGTCGGGCATGTTTCTCGACAACACAATCAATGAAACCAGCGAACTGGTCACCGACTTGCCGCCCGATACTGCGACCGGCGAGTACGTCATGCGCGTGCGCATCGGTCGGGTACCGGACATGCCGGCGGAGCGGGCGTTCCTCACATTTGTCGAGGCCAGTCCGGTCGATAAAGACGACCGCACCTTCCTCGCCAACAAGCAGGTCACCGCGACACTCGACAAGCCGCAAGTTGTTGAACTGCCCTTCAAAGTGCGCCCCGGCGGTCCGAGGAAGTTTGTCCTCTTCGAGAAACGCCCGCTGAAAAAGGAAGGCATCAGCCTGCCGGGCCGCACGCGCGCGATGAAGGATCCGAAGGAACGCGAACCTGCCCTGTGGATTGACTGGATTGAATACGAAGGGCCGCTGAACAAGAGTGACACCATGGGTGGGGTCGAGCCGGTGCTTTTCGCCAACACGACAACTGCGAGCGAGCACGATCAAGCGCATTCGGTCATAGCGACCTTCGCGAAGCGCGCCTTCCGCGACAACCCCCCAACCGATGAGTACCTCAACAAGCTCACCGCGCTCTACGACACGCGTCGCAAGGCCGGCGATGCATTCGATGTGGCCGTAAGAACGCCGCTCAGTGTCGTGCTCGCGTCGCCGCGGTTCCTTTATCTTAGCGAGCTCGGGGAAGAGAAGAAGCCGCGCACCCTCACTTCGTTGGAGTTCGCGACGCGCCTCTCGTACTTCCTCTGGAGCGCGCCGCCGGATGAAGCGCTCCTCGCGTTGGCACGCAGTAGCGATTTAATGAATCCCGACGTGCTCGTGCGCGAAGTCAATCGCATGATCGCCAGCCCGAAGGCCAATGAGTTTGTCAGCGGCTTCGTGCATCAGTGGCTCGGGATGGAGCGGCTGGACTTCTTCCAGTTTGACACCCGGCAGTTCCGCGATTTTGACGAAAGCGCCAAGGCCGCCGCTCGGCGTGAAGTATATGAGACCTTCGCGCATGTGTTGCGCACGAACGGCAGCGCGAGCGATTTGCTCAAGTGTGACTATGTCATCGTCAACGGCCTGCTCGCAACCTACTACGGCATTGACGGCGTGAGCGGCGATGAGTTTCGCCAGGTGCCGCTGCCAGAGGGCTCACCGCGCGGCGGTCTGCTCGGGATGGCCGCAGTGCTCGCGATGGGCAGCAACGGGGAGCGATCGAGCCCAGTCGAACGCGGCGCGTGGGTCCTGCGTAAACTCTTGCACGATCCGCCGCCACCCGCGCCACCAAACGTCCCGCAGATCACCCGACTCAACGGCCAACCCCTTACTACCCGGGAACGCCTGCTCGCTCATCAAGCGGAACCGCAATGCGCAAGCTGCCACCGCGCCATCGACCCCATTGGCTTCGGACTGGAAAACTTCAACGCCGCAGGCAAGTGGCGCACCGAAGACAGCTTCCAGGCCCTAGATGCCAATGGCCGACCGGCCCGGAACGGCCTCAAGACCTGGACCATCGATCCTTCCGCCGCTTTCCACAAAGGCCCGGCATTCCGAGACTTCTTCGAGCTTCGTGACATCATCGCGTCCAGGCCCGAACCGTTTGCCCGCGGACTGACCGAGAACCTGATTTCCTACGCGCTGGGTCGGCCGTTTGCGTTCACGGATGAGGAACTCGCCGCGAGTGTCGTTGACGGGGCGAGAAAGAAGAACTTCGCCATGCGCGAGCTGATACACGCGATCGTCAGCAGCAGGGAGTTCCGAACGAAATAG